The Sinomonas sp. P10A9 genome includes a window with the following:
- a CDS encoding sugar phosphate isomerase/epimerase family protein, whose product MKLGIYNAILHDRSLPEALKVIADLGLTGIEINTGGFLPAVHVPTFDDILVSDAARDDYLGIFEGTGVAIAGLNCNGNPLHPKAEIGQKHAEDIRRSIRLAERLGQNRVVTMSGLPGGEPGATVTNWIVNAWNSAALDVLDYQWGIAGDFWRETDRLAADHGVKVALELHPQNIVFNTADVHKLVELTGATHVGVELDASHLFWQQMDPVAVVRELGPLVFHAAAKDVRVNTENAKLYGVLDNRFRRLSPDEPRTNLGGDEWANEWPKDSAWDFVALGRGHDAAYWAEFLRALRDVDPEMMVNIEHEDVSLGRIEGLEVAAGVLLEAARMIGEDAPARA is encoded by the coding sequence ATGAAGCTCGGCATCTACAACGCCATCCTGCACGACCGCTCCCTTCCCGAGGCGCTCAAGGTCATCGCCGACCTCGGCCTCACCGGCATCGAGATCAACACCGGCGGCTTCCTGCCCGCCGTCCATGTCCCCACGTTCGACGACATCCTCGTCAGCGACGCGGCCCGCGATGACTACCTGGGCATCTTCGAGGGCACCGGCGTGGCCATCGCGGGCCTGAACTGCAACGGCAACCCGCTCCACCCGAAGGCCGAGATCGGCCAGAAGCACGCGGAGGACATCCGCCGCTCGATCCGCCTCGCGGAGCGCCTGGGCCAGAACCGGGTCGTCACCATGTCCGGCCTCCCCGGCGGCGAGCCGGGCGCGACCGTGACGAACTGGATCGTCAACGCGTGGAACTCGGCCGCGCTCGACGTCCTGGACTACCAGTGGGGGATTGCGGGGGACTTCTGGCGCGAGACCGACCGCCTCGCCGCGGACCACGGCGTCAAGGTGGCCCTTGAGCTGCACCCGCAGAACATCGTGTTCAATACCGCCGACGTGCACAAGCTCGTCGAGCTCACCGGCGCGACCCACGTCGGGGTCGAGCTCGACGCCTCCCATCTTTTCTGGCAGCAGATGGACCCGGTGGCCGTGGTCCGCGAGCTCGGGCCCCTCGTGTTCCACGCGGCGGCCAAGGACGTGCGCGTGAACACCGAGAACGCCAAGCTCTACGGCGTCCTCGACAACCGATTCCGCCGCCTCTCCCCGGACGAGCCCCGCACCAACCTCGGCGGCGACGAGTGGGCGAACGAGTGGCCGAAGGACTCCGCCTGGGACTTCGTTGCTCTCGGACGCGGGCACGACGCGGCGTACTGGGCCGAGTTCCTCCGAGCCCTCCGTGACGTGGACCCGGAGATGATGGTCAACATCGAGCATGAGGATGTCTCCCTCGGCCGCATCGAGGGCCTCGAGGTCGCCGCCGGCGTCCTGCTCGAGGCCGCCCGCATGATCGGCGAAGACGCGCCCGCGCGCGCCTGA
- the dctA gene encoding C4-dicarboxylate transporter DctA, with product MKIKSILGHLYVQVLIGVTLGVLVGALWPDLGSSLKPLGDGFVKLVKFMIAPIVFCTIVSGITSLTDTKKVGPTLARSLGLFYALTALALAIGLASVMLFQPGAGMHINPAHLDTSVASKYTSQLPSSNPVDFLLGIIPTTFVGAFADGEVLPVLVIALLCGFAFSKLGAPGQLALNVVNSFNRLLFVVFGYLMKVAPIGAFGAMAFTVGKYGAHSIGNLGMLILAFYAACIVFVVVGLGILAKIAGFSLWRILRYFRDEFLIVLATSSSEPVLPRLLFKLERIGCDRGVVGLVVPTGYSFNLTGTAVYLTLASMFIAQACDIQLSWDQILLMLGMMLLTSKGAAGVSGSGFVALVATLTVMPTLPVAGVALIVGIDRFMSEARALTSTVCNIVSCVAVAKWQGELDTETFHAELKAGFVPTEAERVQLAEPALAH from the coding sequence ATGAAGATCAAATCCATCCTCGGACACCTGTACGTCCAGGTCCTCATCGGCGTCACGCTGGGCGTCCTCGTCGGCGCACTGTGGCCGGACCTCGGGTCCTCGCTCAAGCCGCTCGGCGACGGGTTCGTCAAGCTCGTGAAGTTCATGATCGCCCCGATCGTCTTTTGCACGATCGTCAGCGGGATCACCTCGCTGACCGACACGAAGAAGGTCGGCCCCACTCTGGCCCGATCCCTAGGCCTCTTCTATGCGCTCACGGCACTGGCGCTGGCCATCGGCCTCGCCTCGGTCATGCTGTTCCAGCCGGGCGCTGGCATGCACATCAACCCCGCTCACCTCGACACCTCCGTCGCCTCGAAGTACACGAGCCAGCTGCCCAGCAGCAACCCTGTCGATTTCCTCCTCGGCATCATCCCCACGACCTTCGTCGGTGCCTTCGCCGACGGCGAGGTCCTGCCCGTGCTCGTCATCGCCCTGCTGTGCGGCTTCGCCTTCAGCAAGCTCGGCGCCCCGGGCCAGCTCGCCCTCAACGTCGTCAACAGCTTCAACCGGCTGCTGTTCGTGGTCTTCGGCTACCTCATGAAGGTCGCTCCCATCGGGGCGTTCGGCGCCATGGCCTTCACCGTGGGCAAGTACGGCGCACATTCGATCGGCAACCTCGGGATGCTGATCCTCGCCTTCTATGCGGCGTGCATCGTCTTCGTCGTCGTGGGCCTGGGCATCCTCGCCAAGATCGCTGGCTTCAGCCTCTGGCGGATCCTGCGGTACTTCCGGGACGAGTTCCTCATCGTCCTCGCAACGTCCTCGAGCGAGCCGGTGCTCCCGCGACTGCTCTTCAAGCTCGAACGCATCGGCTGCGACCGCGGCGTCGTCGGACTCGTTGTCCCGACGGGGTACTCCTTCAACCTCACCGGCACCGCGGTCTACCTCACCCTCGCGTCAATGTTCATCGCCCAGGCCTGCGACATCCAGCTGAGCTGGGACCAGATCCTCCTCATGCTCGGGATGATGCTCCTGACCTCCAAGGGCGCGGCTGGCGTCAGCGGGAGCGGCTTCGTGGCCCTCGTCGCCACCCTCACCGTCATGCCCACCCTGCCGGTGGCAGGCGTCGCGCTCATCGTCGGGATTGACCGCTTCATGAGCGAGGCCCGCGCCCTCACCAGCACGGTGTGCAACATCGTCTCGTGCGTCGCCGTCGCGAAGTGGCAGGGCGAACTCGACACCGAGACCTTCCACGCCGAGCTCAAGGCCGGCTTCGTCCCCACTGAGGCCGAACGCGTCCAACTGGCCGAACCCGCACTGGCACACTGA
- a CDS encoding PrpF domain-containing protein codes for MQLRGHWYRGGTSKCWIFDAEDVSRHASTYEEIGSLLADAFGAADARQLDGVGGGTSTTSKAAVVWATPGGPADLDYLFAQVGIGDSTVELGSNCGNCATAIALYAVQSGIISPSEDTTRVSLRNLNTGAVLGGTIATPGRRVPTSGHATVPGSNAPGVPVGLSFRAPWGQTTGALLPTGSPSDEIAANGCGVTATLVDAGAPAVLIPAEEIGVDLSSMSDNLSEHLSQLIDARASAGLAMGLRKPGDPPQNAVPKVGIVAPPGDYTAADGTRITADSHDLRVRMLSMLAPHPAIGLTSAVAVSLAAALPGSVVAKALPPAHDAHSGPLLLRIGTPAGVITTEVVTDDAGNVIEVALRRAARHLAVADIDLARPVPQTA; via the coding sequence GTGCAACTCCGAGGTCACTGGTACCGGGGCGGCACGAGCAAGTGCTGGATCTTCGACGCCGAAGACGTCTCCCGGCATGCCTCAACGTACGAGGAGATCGGCTCGCTGCTGGCCGACGCCTTCGGGGCCGCAGATGCCCGCCAGCTAGACGGCGTCGGCGGGGGAACCTCGACGACGTCCAAAGCCGCCGTCGTCTGGGCCACTCCCGGGGGGCCCGCAGACCTCGACTATCTCTTCGCCCAGGTCGGGATCGGGGACTCGACGGTTGAACTGGGCTCCAACTGCGGCAATTGTGCGACGGCGATCGCCCTCTATGCCGTGCAGTCAGGCATCATCTCCCCCAGCGAGGACACGACGCGCGTGAGCCTGCGAAACCTCAATACCGGGGCGGTGCTTGGCGGCACGATCGCGACTCCCGGCCGCCGCGTCCCGACATCGGGCCACGCAACGGTGCCTGGAAGCAACGCACCGGGCGTGCCCGTGGGCCTCTCGTTCCGGGCACCGTGGGGGCAGACCACGGGAGCTCTCCTGCCGACGGGCAGTCCCTCGGATGAGATCGCGGCCAACGGATGCGGTGTCACGGCGACCCTGGTCGACGCGGGAGCGCCTGCGGTCCTCATCCCGGCGGAGGAGATCGGCGTCGACCTCTCCTCGATGAGCGACAACCTCTCCGAGCACCTGTCCCAGCTCATCGACGCCCGCGCCTCCGCGGGCCTCGCGATGGGCCTGAGGAAGCCCGGGGATCCCCCGCAGAACGCGGTGCCGAAGGTTGGCATCGTGGCGCCCCCGGGCGACTACACGGCCGCCGACGGAACCCGGATCACCGCGGACAGCCACGATCTGCGGGTGCGGATGCTCTCGATGCTCGCCCCGCATCCCGCGATCGGCCTCACGAGCGCCGTGGCTGTCTCGCTCGCGGCGGCCCTGCCGGGCTCCGTCGTCGCCAAGGCCCTCCCCCCTGCGCACGATGCACACTCCGGACCCCTTCTTCTGCGCATCGGAACACCCGCCGGAGTCATCACCACCGAAGTCGTCACCGACGATGCCGGCAACGTCATCGAAGTCGCCCTCCGGCGGGCGGCCCGCCATCTTGCCGTGGCCGACATCGACCTCGCGCGGCCCGTGCCCCAGACCGCCTAG
- a CDS encoding LysR family transcriptional regulator, which translates to MSDLDLHRLHVLREVGHSGSLTSAAAALSFTTSAVSQQIAKLEHEVGVALVERHPRGVVLTDAGHALLRYADEIDRTVEAARAEMDEFAGLRRGQLRMGTFPTVGASLMPDVVLAFRARHPEVAVTVVSARRDGLLERLRRRDVELTLLWDYPWQRIEDGDLALVRLMDDPTMLLVPRGHPMAGHRSVPIDALVDQEWIVRDEHPVADVLRRVCRDAGFEPRIAFAANDYQETQGMVAAGIGIALAPQLALSALRADIVAVPLAVSPMRRILLAQLANRRLSPAGQQAVSVFRSTARRTRSRLRSDSVEA; encoded by the coding sequence ATGTCCGACCTCGATCTGCACAGGCTCCACGTCCTCCGCGAAGTGGGACATTCCGGGTCCCTGACGTCAGCGGCAGCGGCGCTCTCCTTCACGACCTCCGCCGTCTCGCAGCAGATCGCGAAGCTCGAGCACGAGGTGGGCGTCGCGCTCGTCGAGCGGCACCCGAGGGGAGTGGTGCTCACCGATGCGGGCCACGCGCTCCTGAGGTACGCCGACGAGATCGACCGGACCGTCGAAGCGGCCCGCGCCGAGATGGACGAGTTCGCGGGCCTGCGGCGAGGCCAGCTTCGGATGGGGACGTTCCCCACGGTGGGTGCTTCGCTCATGCCGGATGTCGTGCTGGCCTTCCGCGCGCGCCATCCGGAGGTCGCAGTCACCGTGGTGAGCGCTCGACGCGACGGACTCCTGGAACGGCTGCGGCGACGGGACGTCGAGCTCACGCTTCTGTGGGATTACCCATGGCAGCGCATCGAGGACGGGGACTTGGCGCTGGTGCGGCTCATGGACGATCCAACCATGCTGCTGGTTCCGAGGGGCCACCCCATGGCTGGACATCGATCAGTGCCGATCGACGCCCTGGTCGATCAGGAGTGGATCGTCCGTGACGAGCACCCGGTGGCCGACGTCCTCCGGCGGGTCTGCCGCGACGCCGGCTTCGAGCCCCGCATCGCCTTCGCGGCGAACGACTACCAGGAGACGCAGGGCATGGTGGCCGCGGGAATCGGGATTGCCCTTGCCCCGCAGCTGGCGCTGAGCGCCCTCCGCGCCGATATTGTGGCGGTTCCGCTCGCCGTATCGCCCATGCGCAGGATCCTCTTGGCCCAGCTCGCCAATCGACGCCTTAGCCCTGCCGGGCAACAGGCCGTATCCGTCTTCAGGTCGACGGCGCGGCGAACGCGGTCTCGCCTGCGTTCGGACAGCGTCGAGGCCTGA
- a CDS encoding LacI family DNA-binding transcriptional regulator → MAKRPTMADVAAEAGVSRALVSIVFRGTPGASDATRARVLAAADRLGYRLDTRARLLRSARSRLLGVVFALDGAFHAELVEALYPAASAAGFDLALSARSPRRSEDEALRSLLDLGVEALLVLAPNTPPDELGALPLPVVSVLEPQTHDGVASVATDEAAGVGLAVAHLRGLGHRRLVHIDGGSAVGAEARRAAFRALEGEDAAVVPGGPNDAAGMDAARTLLALVSIRPHEAPTAAVVFNDEAALGVVHVLRAAGLQVPEDLSVVGYDDSRLAALVHVSLTSVRQDPDALAAASVHAAAEALEGRIEHVLVPPSLTVRSSTAPPRAVVH, encoded by the coding sequence GTGGCCAAGCGCCCCACCATGGCAGACGTCGCCGCCGAGGCTGGCGTCTCGCGGGCCCTCGTCTCGATCGTGTTCCGCGGCACCCCCGGCGCGAGCGACGCGACCCGCGCGCGCGTTCTCGCGGCTGCCGACAGGCTCGGCTACCGCCTCGATACCCGTGCCCGGCTGCTGCGGAGCGCGCGGAGCCGGCTGCTCGGCGTCGTCTTCGCGCTCGACGGCGCCTTCCACGCCGAGCTCGTCGAGGCCCTCTACCCGGCCGCCTCGGCGGCAGGGTTCGACCTCGCCCTGTCCGCGCGCAGTCCGCGGCGCTCCGAGGACGAGGCGCTACGGTCCCTCCTGGACCTCGGCGTCGAGGCCCTCCTCGTGCTCGCGCCGAACACGCCGCCCGACGAGCTCGGGGCCCTCCCGCTCCCGGTCGTCTCGGTCCTCGAGCCCCAGACGCACGACGGCGTCGCGAGCGTCGCGACGGACGAGGCCGCTGGCGTCGGGCTCGCCGTCGCGCATCTGAGGGGCCTCGGACACCGCCGTCTCGTGCACATCGACGGAGGCTCCGCCGTGGGCGCCGAAGCGCGCCGTGCCGCGTTCCGGGCCCTCGAGGGCGAGGATGCTGCCGTCGTGCCCGGCGGGCCGAATGACGCGGCCGGCATGGATGCGGCCCGGACGCTTCTCGCGCTCGTCAGCATCCGCCCGCACGAGGCGCCCACGGCGGCAGTCGTCTTCAACGACGAAGCCGCGCTCGGCGTCGTCCATGTGCTGCGCGCCGCCGGCCTCCAAGTGCCCGAGGACCTCTCGGTTGTCGGCTACGACGACTCCCGCCTCGCGGCGCTGGTCCACGTGAGCCTGACGAGCGTGCGGCAGGACCCCGATGCGCTCGCCGCCGCGTCCGTCCATGCTGCCGCCGAGGCGCTGGAGGGGCGGATCGAGCACGTGCTCGTGCCCCCCTCGCTCACGGTGAGGTCGAGCACCGCGCCGCCACGCGCCGTCGTGCACTGA
- a CDS encoding Gfo/Idh/MocA family oxidoreductase yields MSYLPVDSARPEPVRVGLIGAGWMGAFHARSLAERIPGATLAAIADPAIEPATKLAAELGVEKVTADAADLFADPAIDAVVIAGPIRFHAPLSIAAARADKHVFCEKPGSTTLEELAEIEAAVAETGVHWQIGFNRRYAADFLAARRDLAAGVVGTPQLLRSLTRDPGNGSIPHAARVPQWTMFLETLIHDFDALNWMNPSAEPVSVHVFADALVEPSFKEAGFIDTAVATIRYSNGAIAVAEANFSALYGYDVRGETFGSAGMVQAGRATETAACRYTADGVGAETPRLNIELFADAYRDELADFAAHVAARRDGTAAPDHGVPVTPGLADARRALALARACIESVQSGAAAGVAGSAPEGTHDGAGSVAR; encoded by the coding sequence ATGAGCTACCTCCCCGTCGACTCGGCCCGACCCGAGCCGGTCCGAGTGGGCCTCATCGGCGCCGGCTGGATGGGCGCCTTCCACGCCCGCAGCCTGGCCGAGAGGATCCCAGGCGCCACCCTCGCCGCGATCGCTGACCCAGCCATCGAGCCCGCCACGAAGCTCGCGGCCGAGCTCGGCGTCGAGAAGGTCACCGCGGACGCCGCCGACCTCTTCGCGGATCCCGCGATCGACGCCGTCGTCATCGCCGGCCCGATCCGGTTCCACGCCCCGCTCTCGATCGCCGCCGCGCGTGCGGACAAGCACGTGTTCTGCGAGAAGCCCGGCTCCACCACCCTCGAGGAGCTCGCCGAGATCGAGGCCGCCGTCGCCGAGACGGGTGTGCACTGGCAGATCGGCTTCAACCGGCGGTACGCCGCAGACTTCCTCGCCGCACGCCGCGACCTCGCCGCGGGCGTTGTGGGGACCCCGCAGCTCCTCCGCTCCCTCACGCGGGACCCCGGCAACGGCTCCATCCCCCACGCCGCCCGCGTCCCCCAGTGGACCATGTTCCTCGAGACCCTCATCCACGACTTCGACGCCCTCAACTGGATGAACCCCAGTGCCGAGCCCGTCAGCGTCCACGTCTTCGCGGACGCGCTGGTCGAGCCCTCGTTCAAGGAGGCGGGCTTCATCGACACGGCCGTGGCGACGATCCGCTACAGCAACGGCGCCATTGCCGTGGCAGAGGCCAACTTCTCCGCGCTCTACGGCTACGACGTGCGCGGCGAGACCTTCGGCTCCGCCGGCATGGTCCAGGCCGGCCGCGCGACCGAGACGGCCGCGTGCCGCTACACCGCTGATGGCGTGGGCGCCGAGACGCCCCGCCTCAACATCGAGCTCTTCGCCGATGCCTACCGCGACGAGCTCGCGGACTTCGCGGCCCACGTCGCCGCCCGCCGAGACGGCACCGCGGCGCCCGACCACGGCGTTCCCGTGACACCCGGCCTCGCCGACGCCCGACGCGCCCTCGCCCTCGCGCGCGCCTGCATCGAGTCAGTCCAGAGCGGGGCGGCGGCAGGCGTCGCTGGCTCGGCTCCCGAGGGGACGCACGACGGCGCCGGGTCGGTGGCGCGATGA
- a CDS encoding TIM barrel protein — protein MRLAVCAEMVYTDLPFIERVRRISEAGFDVEMWDSRTKDIAELKATGARFSSMTGYVTGSLVEPDTADLVVSTAEGLIPTALELGVERLVVHSAELVDGQAARPHWRSDGTMWLTAAKALEQLGELGARHRLTFCLENLNTILDHPGIPLARAKDTLALVRAVDHPNVRLMLDLYHAQIGEGNLIELVREALPWIGEVQVADVPGRCEPGTGEINYAAVHRALAEAGYEGTVGMEAYASGDPDAALTAFGAAFGR, from the coding sequence ATGAGGCTCGCCGTCTGCGCGGAGATGGTCTACACGGACCTGCCGTTTATCGAGCGGGTCCGGAGGATCAGCGAGGCCGGGTTCGACGTCGAGATGTGGGACTCCCGCACCAAGGACATCGCGGAGCTCAAGGCCACTGGCGCGCGGTTCTCGTCGATGACGGGCTATGTGACGGGCTCGCTCGTCGAGCCGGACACCGCGGACCTCGTGGTGAGCACAGCGGAAGGCCTGATCCCCACGGCCCTGGAGCTCGGCGTCGAACGCCTCGTGGTGCACTCAGCGGAGCTTGTGGACGGCCAGGCCGCGCGCCCGCACTGGCGCTCGGACGGGACCATGTGGCTCACCGCGGCGAAGGCGCTCGAGCAGCTCGGCGAGCTCGGTGCCAGGCATAGGCTCACGTTCTGCCTCGAGAACCTCAACACGATCCTCGACCACCCGGGCATCCCGCTCGCGCGGGCCAAGGACACGCTCGCGCTCGTGAGAGCCGTGGACCACCCGAACGTCAGGCTCATGCTCGACCTGTACCACGCGCAGATCGGGGAGGGAAACCTCATCGAGCTGGTGCGCGAGGCCCTGCCGTGGATCGGCGAGGTCCAGGTCGCGGATGTGCCCGGCCGCTGCGAGCCCGGCACAGGCGAGATCAACTACGCGGCGGTCCACCGGGCGCTCGCCGAGGCCGGATACGAGGGCACCGTGGGCATGGAGGCCTACGCGTCCGGCGATCCGGACGCCGCGCTCACGGCCTTCGGGGCCGCGTTCGGTCGCTGA
- a CDS encoding HhH-GPD-type base excision DNA repair protein has translation MALHITGDDAADRLLTDDPLALLIGMLLDQQVPMETAFAGPLKISERAGTLDAGALAHANPDDFAQLFKETPAVHRFPGSMAARVQALCAEIEGEWGGDAAAIWTRGAPDGAEVFKRLKKLPGFGEQKAKIFLALLGKQYGYAGAGWREASGAYGEDGSYRSVADIVSSESLAKVREHKRAQKAAAKASAKE, from the coding sequence ATGGCCTTGCACATCACCGGCGACGACGCCGCCGACCGCCTTCTGACCGACGACCCGCTGGCCCTCCTCATTGGGATGCTGCTGGACCAGCAGGTCCCGATGGAGACCGCGTTCGCCGGCCCGCTCAAGATCTCCGAGCGGGCCGGCACGCTCGATGCGGGCGCCCTGGCCCACGCGAACCCCGACGACTTTGCGCAGCTGTTCAAGGAGACCCCGGCGGTCCACCGCTTCCCGGGGTCGATGGCTGCGCGGGTCCAGGCCCTCTGTGCCGAGATCGAGGGCGAGTGGGGCGGCGACGCCGCGGCGATCTGGACGCGGGGCGCGCCCGACGGCGCCGAGGTCTTCAAGCGACTCAAGAAGCTCCCGGGTTTCGGCGAGCAGAAGGCGAAGATCTTCCTCGCGCTGCTCGGCAAGCAGTACGGCTACGCTGGGGCGGGCTGGCGCGAGGCCTCTGGCGCCTACGGTGAAGACGGCTCGTACCGCAGTGTCGCCGACATTGTCTCGTCCGAGTCGCTCGCGAAGGTGCGCGAGCACAAGCGCGCGCAGAAGGCCGCGGCGAAGGCCTCAGCAAAGGAGTGA
- a CDS encoding DUF6994 family protein codes for MEAFAAETKEEIIFEPIISGEHGGGVSVPAGKPVTAHPLGDGRYRVEACLGSTMPDYSAVVESKQIAITGEVRRVFDVFFDYKTDRPARSRPDADRDSPRLRSDHELLWTKKLNSGVHFAPTAPSARRNGYLIYTDTSEARHWYGSDAITSSYTGWSRPTSLAGAIASLNEDERSRYLNPPYTIGSAMIWPVRKKDRPTINTARGFGPSGRLIGDRMDLTLECIRRHYSGEQDSPLAGVLGAYADFFELFDGFTEFVDYFHLQDLVTPDYNAVRFYLPFDNFERSGAPVTRDEYVTYREATLEFIAARARRMAEWVRRHHPDIDVL; via the coding sequence ATGGAAGCGTTCGCGGCAGAGACCAAGGAGGAGATCATCTTTGAGCCGATCATCTCCGGCGAGCACGGCGGGGGTGTCTCCGTCCCGGCCGGCAAGCCGGTGACGGCACATCCACTGGGAGATGGGCGTTACCGGGTCGAGGCCTGTCTAGGCAGCACAATGCCTGACTACTCCGCCGTGGTGGAGTCCAAGCAGATCGCCATCACAGGCGAGGTCCGGCGAGTCTTCGATGTCTTCTTCGACTACAAGACGGACAGACCTGCGAGGTCCAGACCCGATGCGGACCGGGACAGCCCCCGGCTCCGCTCGGACCATGAGCTGCTGTGGACCAAGAAGCTGAACTCTGGCGTCCATTTCGCCCCGACCGCGCCATCGGCCCGTCGGAACGGGTACCTCATCTACACCGATACTTCCGAGGCCAGGCATTGGTACGGCAGCGACGCCATCACCAGCTCCTACACCGGCTGGTCACGTCCGACGTCTCTGGCAGGCGCGATCGCGTCGCTGAACGAGGACGAGCGGTCCCGTTACCTCAACCCGCCGTACACGATCGGCAGCGCGATGATCTGGCCCGTAAGGAAGAAGGACCGACCCACGATCAATACGGCACGAGGGTTCGGTCCCTCAGGCAGGCTGATCGGTGACCGCATGGACCTCACCCTTGAGTGCATCCGGCGACACTACTCGGGAGAGCAAGACAGTCCTCTGGCCGGTGTCCTCGGCGCCTACGCGGACTTCTTCGAGCTCTTCGATGGGTTCACGGAGTTCGTGGACTACTTCCACCTGCAAGACCTCGTGACGCCCGACTACAACGCGGTTCGGTTCTACCTGCCGTTCGACAACTTCGAGCGTTCAGGGGCACCGGTCACCCGCGACGAGTACGTGACGTACCGGGAAGCCACGCTCGAGTTCATCGCAGCACGGGCGCGTCGGATGGCCGAGTGGGTAAGGCGGCACCACCCCGACATTGATGTTCTCTAG
- a CDS encoding LacI family DNA-binding transcriptional regulator → MAQAGPKPATILDVAARAGVSKSAASLALRGTGYVSEARRRAILDAAAELGYRPNAAARAMGSARSGTVGVILDDLRNPWFVPAVEGLTEGLHAAGLHALLGDWRLEGAELAERFLELRVEALVLVGTLDGAETAFAEIAPLPGGMPVPVVQVGAPHAQVLGAAVVTNDDAEGARRVVRHLAALGHRRIAHLSAPGTEVGDARRAGFEDACQILGIESQTVEAGRTEEAGWRAAHEALNASPRPTALFAVNDMAAFGALSAADDLGLRVPEDLSLAGYDDTPAARLKAVGLTSVDNASREAGRVAADLLAARLAHPGSPRGTYDDREPPAVVLLPPELKVRTSTAPPPS, encoded by the coding sequence ATGGCGCAGGCAGGCCCCAAGCCCGCGACGATCCTCGACGTCGCCGCCCGAGCCGGCGTGTCCAAGTCGGCAGCCTCCCTCGCACTGCGCGGCACGGGCTACGTGAGCGAGGCGAGGCGCCGTGCCATCCTCGACGCCGCCGCCGAGCTCGGCTACCGCCCCAACGCCGCCGCGCGCGCCATGGGCTCGGCCCGCAGCGGCACCGTCGGCGTCATCCTCGATGACCTGCGTAACCCATGGTTCGTCCCCGCGGTCGAGGGCCTCACCGAGGGCCTCCACGCGGCGGGCCTCCATGCGCTCCTCGGCGATTGGCGGCTCGAGGGGGCCGAGCTCGCGGAGCGCTTCCTCGAGCTGCGTGTCGAAGCCCTCGTCTTGGTCGGGACGCTCGACGGCGCGGAGACGGCTTTCGCCGAGATCGCGCCTTTGCCCGGGGGGATGCCCGTCCCGGTGGTCCAGGTGGGCGCTCCCCACGCCCAGGTCCTGGGTGCCGCTGTGGTCACGAACGACGATGCCGAGGGCGCCCGCCGCGTGGTCCGGCATCTCGCGGCGCTCGGACACCGCCGGATCGCGCACCTCTCAGCCCCGGGAACAGAGGTGGGCGACGCACGGCGCGCCGGATTCGAGGACGCGTGCCAGATCCTCGGCATCGAGTCGCAGACGGTCGAGGCCGGACGCACCGAGGAGGCCGGCTGGCGCGCGGCGCACGAGGCTCTGAATGCGAGCCCGCGGCCCACGGCTCTGTTCGCGGTGAATGACATGGCCGCGTTCGGCGCCCTCTCCGCGGCCGATGACCTCGGCCTCCGTGTCCCCGAGGACCTCTCGCTCGCCGGCTACGACGACACCCCGGCAGCTCGGCTCAAGGCAGTGGGCCTCACTAGCGTGGACAATGCGAGCCGAGAGGCCGGGCGTGTCGCTGCGGACCTCCTCGCCGCACGGCTTGCCCACCCCGGGTCTCCCAGGGGAACCTACGACGACCGCGAGCCACCCGCCGTCGTCCTCCTGCCGCCTGAGCTCAAGGTGCGCACGAGCACGGCGCCGCCTCCGTCATGA